A stretch of the Elephas maximus indicus isolate mEleMax1 chromosome 3, mEleMax1 primary haplotype, whole genome shotgun sequence genome encodes the following:
- the TMEM200B gene encoding transmembrane protein 200B, giving the protein MTAGSPGDCGEARRSPEGRVSRLGRRLGRRRRPRSPPEPLRVRARLRLRSPSGAFAALGAIVVLVGMGIAVAGYWPHRAGAPGPRAANASAPQVSELRREGRGAGRGHGPHERLRLLGPVVMGVGLFVFICANTLLYENRDLETRRLRQGVLRAQALRPPDGTGWDCALLPSPGPRTPRAIGCAEIESWDLSPRRGTSPVPSVRSLRSEPANPRLGLPTLLNSYPLKGPGLPPPWGPRTQTGHVIITVQPSGSCIEHSKSLDLGLGELLLGGPAARDCAHRSWPRLDRLSLGGYAKLGGGGDLGARV; this is encoded by the coding sequence ATGACGGCGGGGAGCCCCGGAGACTGCGGGGAGGCGCGGAGGAGCCCCGAGGGCCGCGTCTCCCGCCTGGGCCGCCGCCTGGGCCGCCGCCGGCGCCCGCGCTCCCCGCCCGAACCTCTGCGGGTGCGGGCGCGGCTGCGGCTGCGCTCGCCGTCGGGAGCGTTCGCGGCGCTGGGGGCGATCGTAGTGCTAGTGGGCATGGGCATCGCCGTGGCCGGATACTGGCCGCACCGCGCCGGGGCTCCGGGACCCCGAGCCGCCAATGCCAGCGCGCCCCAGGTGAGCGAGCTGCGACGAGAGGGCCGCGGCGCTGGCCGTGGTCACGGCCCCCACGAGCGGCTGAGGCTCCTTGGACCAGTGGTCATGGGCGTCGGCCTGTTCGTGTTCATCTGCGCCAACACGCTGCTCTACGAGAACCGTGACTTAGAGACGCGACGGCTCCGCCAGGGGGTGCTGCGGGCTCAGGCGCTCCGGCCCCCCGACGGCACAGGTTGGGACTGCGCTCTCCTTCCCAGCCCTGGTCCCAGGACTCCCCGAGCCATAGGCTGCGCAGAGATAGAAAGTTGGGACCTGTCGCCTCGTCGGGGTACTTCGCCTGTTCCATCAGTGAGGAGTCTGCGTTCAGAGCCTGCTAATCCTCGCCTGGGGTTACCTACCCTGCTAAACAGCTACCCGCTGAAAGGCCCGGGGCTGCCCCCACCCTGGGGTCCACGGACCCAGACTGGCCATGTGATCATCACCGTGCAGCCCTCTGGTTCCTGCATTGAACACTCCAAGTCTCTGGATCTGGGCCTTGGAGAGCTCCTGCTTGGGGGCCCGGCAGCTCGGGACTGTGCTCACCGCAGCTGGCCACGACTGGACCGCCTCAGTCTGGGGGGTTATGCCAagttgggaggaggaggggactTGGGAGCCCGAGTCTGA